A region of Nitrospinota bacterium DNA encodes the following proteins:
- the dsrH gene encoding sulfurtransferase complex subunit TusB — translation MLHTVNKSPFNHGSLDECVRFAAKGAPILLIEDGVYAAKSGTAYEGSLKQIMQSHEVYALEADLKARGVAALADGVKVVNYDGFVELVEKHKMMAWV, via the coding sequence ATGCTACATACGGTAAACAAATCGCCGTTCAACCATGGCTCACTGGACGAATGTGTCCGTTTCGCCGCCAAAGGCGCGCCCATTCTGCTTATTGAAGACGGCGTTTACGCCGCCAAAAGCGGAACGGCTTACGAGGGGTCGCTCAAACAGATCATGCAATCCCACGAAGTGTACGCGCTGGAGGCGGATCTTAAAGCCCGGGGCGTGGCCGCTCTGGCCGATGGGGTGAAAGTGGTGAACTACGACGGGTTTGTGGAGCTGGTGGAAAAACACAAGATGATGGCCTGGGTGTAA
- a CDS encoding HEAT repeat domain-containing protein, giving the protein MDKETLQSLIREGRYEEALAISCHAPGFARALMSFLFTDEELLFWRTVKVFGLYAARDAETSSRFVRRLMWQLNDESGSIGRGSAHVIGEMAVNNYEVVKTAAPVVVHYLEDEGMLPGVLYAIGRIGSVRPEVTKDVIPELVAILEEYEDSPKILGMAAWALGRIGAKQADVALRGLLDNGERFSYYDPEEDLMKNAMVEEMARCALERLG; this is encoded by the coding sequence ATGGATAAAGAGACACTACAAAGCCTGATCCGCGAAGGGCGGTACGAAGAAGCGCTGGCCATTTCCTGCCATGCGCCGGGGTTCGCCAGGGCGCTGATGTCTTTCCTGTTCACCGATGAGGAGCTTTTATTCTGGCGTACCGTTAAAGTATTCGGTTTGTACGCCGCCCGCGACGCGGAAACCTCCAGCCGGTTCGTAAGAAGGCTCATGTGGCAGTTGAACGACGAGAGCGGATCCATAGGCCGTGGCTCCGCCCATGTCATAGGCGAAATGGCTGTCAACAACTACGAAGTGGTGAAAACCGCCGCGCCGGTGGTGGTCCATTATCTTGAGGACGAGGGAATGCTACCGGGCGTGCTGTACGCCATCGGGCGGATAGGCTCCGTGAGACCAGAGGTCACCAAAGACGTGATACCGGAACTTGTGGCGATACTGGAAGAATACGAGGACTCACCCAAAATCCTGGGTATGGCCGCATGGGCGCTGGGGCGGATAGGGGCGAAACAAGCCGATGTAGCTTTGCGGGGATTATTGGATAACGGGGAGCGGTTCAGTTATTACGATCCGGAGGAGGACTTGATGAAGAACGCGATGGTAGAGGAGATGGCGCGGTGCGCCCTTGAAAGGTTAGGGTAA
- the lpxA gene encoding acyl-ACP--UDP-N-acetylglucosamine O-acyltransferase: protein MAAQIHPTAIVDPNAIIGDGCQIGPFSIIGPNVTLGANCVVGPRVSMDWTRMGANCHVGANTIVGGNPQIYNWKNVPSWVETGDNVFINELTAIHRSMYENGATVIGEGCYVMTQTHMGHDCKLGKGVTVTTLAGLSGHVEVGDYAVIGGAAGIHQFVRIGSMAMVGGMSRIVQDVPPYFIVAGVPCRARGINVIGMRRRGVSRDERNAVKKAFHILNSPSLLLPDAVAKVETDIAQDGAVKELIEFAKTTKRGLTLARKGGGEEEEI from the coding sequence ATGGCCGCCCAAATCCACCCCACAGCGATTGTTGATCCCAATGCCATTATTGGCGACGGTTGCCAGATAGGCCCGTTCTCCATAATTGGCCCCAACGTTACATTGGGCGCAAACTGCGTGGTGGGGCCGCGCGTTTCCATGGACTGGACGCGGATGGGCGCCAACTGCCACGTGGGGGCCAACACCATTGTTGGCGGGAACCCGCAAATATATAACTGGAAGAATGTTCCATCGTGGGTGGAAACGGGGGACAACGTTTTTATCAACGAGCTCACCGCCATCCACCGCTCCATGTACGAGAACGGCGCCACGGTGATAGGCGAGGGGTGTTACGTGATGACCCAAACCCATATGGGGCACGACTGCAAGCTGGGCAAAGGGGTGACCGTCACCACGCTGGCGGGGCTTTCCGGCCATGTGGAGGTGGGGGATTACGCGGTGATAGGCGGCGCGGCGGGCATCCACCAGTTCGTGCGGATAGGCTCCATGGCCATGGTTGGCGGCATGAGCAGGATAGTGCAGGACGTGCCCCCGTATTTCATAGTGGCCGGCGTGCCCTGCCGGGCGCGGGGGATAAACGTTATAGGCATGCGCCGCCGGGGCGTATCCCGGGACGAGCGCAACGCGGTGAAGAAAGCGTTCCACATTTTAAACAGCCCGTCTCTGTTGTTGCCGGACGCCGTGGCGAAGGTGGAAACCGATATCGCCCAGGACGGCGCGGTGAAAGAGCTTATCGAATTCGCCAAGACCACCAAACGCGGCCTTACCCTCGCCCGAAAGGGAGGAGGGGAGGAAGAAGAAATCTAG
- the fabZ gene encoding 3-hydroxyacyl-ACP dehydratase FabZ — MSVIEHHEIGKYIPHRHPFLLIDRITEIEAFKRVVAIKNVTGSEYFFQGHFPERPVMPGVLIIEAMAQAAATLATYSTPSERGKIIFFAAIERARFRKPVIPGDTIRMEIDVDKAKSRMWKVNGKAFVGADLACEANLTAMIGG; from the coding sequence ATGAGCGTAATCGAACATCACGAGATCGGAAAATACATCCCCCACCGGCACCCGTTCCTGCTGATAGACAGGATCACGGAGATTGAGGCTTTCAAACGGGTTGTGGCCATAAAGAACGTCACCGGCTCGGAATATTTCTTCCAGGGCCATTTCCCGGAACGGCCCGTTATGCCGGGCGTGCTCATCATCGAAGCCATGGCCCAGGCGGCGGCCACCCTGGCCACATATTCCACCCCGAGCGAACGCGGGAAAATAATCTTTTTCGCCGCCATCGAAAGGGCAAGGTTCCGCAAACCGGTGATACCCGGCGACACTATCCGCATGGAGATAGACGTGGACAAGGCCAAGAGCCGGATGTGGAAGGTGAATGGTAAAGCTTTCGTGGGGGCGGATCTGGCTTGCGAGGCGAACCTTACCGCCATGATCGGGGGCTAA
- the lpxD gene encoding UDP-3-O-(3-hydroxymyristoyl)glucosamine N-acyltransferase produces MKLGLIAGTLGLTLSGGGGDTDITGVAPLETAGPDEISFISGGKAEKSAKESRAGALILPNGAEADRPSFITGNPKLIFARVAALLNPEKKPEPGIHPMAVVGASVNVGDGVFIGPFAVIGDGAILGPGVVIRAGVKIGERCRIGANTDIRENTAIYAETQIGARCLIHANTTIGADGFGFARDDKTGRYVKIPQLGRVVIEDDVEIGASCTVDRATMDITIIKSGAKLDDQVHIGHNVSIGRDVVIAGCSGVAGSTVIEDGVMIGGMAGVTDNVRVCSGAIIAAHTGVHGSITEPGVYSGPLAMKRMEYNRFLMSRQRLDKVEKRLKELEAKQGQKLKADGE; encoded by the coding sequence ATGAAGCTTGGGCTCATCGCCGGGACGCTGGGCCTGACACTGTCCGGCGGGGGTGGCGACACGGATATAACCGGGGTCGCCCCGCTGGAAACAGCCGGGCCGGATGAGATTTCCTTTATCTCCGGCGGCAAGGCTGAGAAGTCCGCGAAAGAATCCAGGGCCGGGGCGCTGATCCTCCCCAACGGGGCGGAGGCGGACCGGCCTTCGTTTATCACCGGCAACCCCAAACTGATATTCGCCAGGGTCGCCGCCCTTTTGAATCCAGAGAAAAAACCGGAGCCGGGAATTCATCCAATGGCGGTTGTCGGCGCTTCCGTCAACGTCGGCGATGGGGTTTTCATCGGCCCGTTCGCAGTTATTGGAGACGGCGCAATCCTGGGCCCGGGCGTGGTTATCCGCGCCGGGGTGAAGATAGGTGAGCGTTGCCGGATCGGCGCAAACACGGATATCCGCGAGAACACCGCTATCTACGCGGAAACGCAAATTGGCGCCCGGTGCCTCATCCACGCCAACACCACCATCGGGGCGGACGGGTTCGGTTTCGCCCGGGACGATAAGACGGGGCGCTATGTGAAAATCCCCCAGCTGGGCCGGGTGGTTATCGAGGACGACGTGGAGATAGGCGCAAGCTGTACCGTGGACAGGGCTACCATGGACATTACGATCATTAAAAGCGGGGCCAAGCTGGACGACCAGGTGCATATCGGCCACAACGTTTCCATCGGGCGCGATGTGGTGATAGCCGGATGTTCCGGCGTGGCCGGATCCACGGTGATTGAAGACGGCGTGATGATTGGGGGAATGGCGGGGGTGACGGACAATGTGCGGGTTTGCTCGGGCGCGATTATCGCGGCACATACGGGCGTTCACGGAAGTATCACGGAGCCCGGCGTTTATTCCGGCCCGCTGGCCATGAAACGGATGGAGTACAACCGGTTCCTCATGTCCCGCCAGCGGCTGGACAAAGTGGAGAAACGGTTGAAGGAACTGGAGGCCAAACAGGGCCAGAAATTGAAGGCGGACGGAGAATGA
- a CDS encoding OmpH family outer membrane protein: MEKKEKGLYGLVTAIFLMFAASLMAAPGAKAETKAVKVGGVNIQTVLDNSEAGKKALTELKAKAEKERGILEKKLDSIKKLEKDIESQRMVAKPEAINEKEQELKNLKRELDAYREDTQQNFQKIQAQTMRKIVNDISRIIKDYGKKNGYTLIMEKGEGSQVVGGFVLYMDEAVDLTESIVKIYDEETRAGGKK, encoded by the coding sequence ATGGAAAAGAAAGAAAAAGGCTTGTATGGCCTTGTGACCGCTATTTTCCTCATGTTCGCCGCTTCACTAATGGCCGCGCCCGGCGCCAAGGCCGAAACCAAGGCCGTGAAAGTCGGCGGGGTGAATATCCAGACCGTGCTGGACAACTCCGAGGCGGGCAAAAAAGCCCTTACGGAGCTTAAGGCCAAGGCCGAAAAGGAGCGCGGCATCCTGGAAAAGAAGCTGGACTCCATAAAGAAACTGGAGAAAGACATAGAGTCCCAGCGGATGGTGGCCAAACCGGAAGCCATAAATGAAAAAGAGCAGGAGCTTAAGAATCTCAAGAGGGAGCTGGACGCCTACCGCGAGGACACCCAGCAGAATTTCCAGAAAATCCAGGCCCAGACCATGAGGAAGATAGTCAACGACATCTCCCGCATCATCAAGGATTACGGCAAAAAGAACGGCTACACCCTGATAATGGAGAAGGGCGAAGGCTCGCAGGTTGTGGGCGGTTTCGTGCTTTACATGGACGAAGCGGTGGACCTCACCGAATCCATCGTGAAAATCTACGACGAAGAGACCAGGGCTGGCGGCAAGAAGTAA
- the bamA gene encoding outer membrane protein assembly factor BamA — translation MKPLPFRFSSIALGLILLLSALAPGRAFASPDTRVIKDIRIKGLVRADRNTVRYYIQAKTGAKYDPASSAEDIRKLFALGYFDDIQLDLKEEQGGVALTYVFKEKPFVRDILISGTKEVEEKILRARIKTQKGTFFRQDQIPWDKTRIKQTYRNKGFYFSDTRVVVKKLKDNYVDVEFIIDEGQKITVGGVYFRGVSAFPERTLKGQIETEPASWYSVLTETGAYKKDALKTDLLRMESFYHDNGYIKVRVFDPEVEVDKEKRRIYVVFPISEGDQYRVGSIEIAGDDVYSEDELREKIKLKPGDVFNRSQFRQDIFDITDLYSQKGYAYANVIPAVETHEDTKTVDVKITTNKGRKVYVGRINITGNESTRDRVIRREFRLSEGELFNSEKLRRSKQRINNLGFFDTVEIEQRSRKEEDLIDIETKVAERSTGQLSFAVGYSSLENLIIQGQVKWGNLLGMGQELSLSVDTSSRRSDFTISFTEPSIMDREISGGFDVYNKSYTYDAYESRSTGGSIRTGKALSEYVYARLGYRYEKNEVTIIDRDTASSYLLEQEGTSDSGSVFPSITYDTRNDPFSPTAGQKIYGSVEVAGLGGDQRYYRLVGEYTYYQSMFLDFVGMVHGRIGRADGYEGKGLPITQRFFLGGPTTLRGFTIRDIGPKDEKGEAIGGQALLQLNLELQYRFTRYFRGFLFYDRGNVYGTDDVQNNTTDKLYDLEQMRHSWGFGVHFFSPMGPISVAYGFKLDQRTGESPNEFHFTIGGAF, via the coding sequence ATGAAACCATTGCCCTTCCGCTTTTCCAGCATAGCCCTGGGGTTAATACTGCTCCTGTCCGCGCTTGCGCCCGGGCGGGCTTTTGCGTCCCCGGACACCAGGGTAATCAAGGATATCCGCATCAAGGGGCTCGTGCGGGCCGATAGGAACACCGTAAGGTACTACATCCAGGCCAAGACCGGCGCCAAGTACGACCCGGCCTCTTCCGCCGAGGACATCCGCAAACTCTTCGCCCTCGGCTACTTCGACGACATCCAGCTGGATCTCAAGGAAGAGCAGGGCGGCGTTGCGCTTACCTACGTATTCAAGGAAAAGCCTTTTGTGCGGGACATCCTTATTTCCGGGACAAAGGAAGTGGAGGAGAAAATCCTGCGCGCCCGCATAAAAACCCAGAAAGGAACCTTCTTCCGGCAAGACCAGATACCCTGGGATAAGACACGCATCAAACAGACCTACCGGAACAAGGGATTCTATTTCTCCGATACCCGCGTGGTGGTCAAAAAGCTCAAGGACAATTACGTTGATGTGGAGTTCATCATCGACGAGGGGCAGAAGATCACCGTGGGCGGGGTCTATTTCCGCGGGGTTTCCGCCTTCCCGGAGCGGACGCTGAAAGGCCAGATAGAGACCGAACCGGCCTCCTGGTATTCGGTGCTTACCGAAACAGGAGCGTATAAAAAGGACGCCCTCAAGACCGACCTGTTGAGAATGGAGTCGTTCTACCACGACAACGGCTACATAAAGGTCCGAGTGTTCGACCCGGAAGTTGAGGTGGACAAGGAGAAACGCCGCATCTATGTGGTGTTCCCCATATCGGAGGGGGACCAGTACCGGGTAGGCTCCATCGAGATAGCCGGTGACGACGTTTATTCCGAAGATGAGCTGAGGGAGAAAATAAAACTTAAACCCGGCGACGTGTTCAACCGGAGCCAGTTCAGGCAGGACATTTTCGACATCACCGACCTTTACTCCCAGAAAGGTTACGCTTACGCCAACGTCATCCCCGCCGTGGAGACCCATGAGGACACCAAAACGGTGGACGTGAAGATCACCACCAACAAGGGGCGCAAGGTATATGTGGGGCGCATCAACATCACGGGGAACGAATCCACCCGCGACAGGGTCATCCGCCGCGAGTTCCGCCTTTCCGAAGGGGAGCTTTTCAACAGCGAGAAACTGCGCAGAAGCAAACAGCGCATCAACAACCTGGGCTTCTTTGACACCGTGGAGATCGAGCAGAGAAGCCGCAAGGAAGAAGACCTTATAGATATCGAGACGAAGGTGGCCGAGCGCTCCACGGGCCAGCTGTCTTTCGCCGTCGGTTACAGCTCCCTTGAAAACCTCATAATCCAGGGACAGGTGAAATGGGGCAACCTGCTGGGTATGGGGCAAGAGCTTTCCCTTTCGGTGGACACCTCCAGCCGCCGGAGCGACTTTACCATAAGCTTCACCGAGCCTTCGATTATGGACCGGGAGATATCCGGCGGGTTCGACGTTTACAACAAGTCATACACGTACGACGCTTACGAGTCCCGCTCCACCGGCGGCTCCATACGGACCGGCAAGGCTTTAAGCGAATATGTTTACGCGCGGCTGGGGTACCGGTACGAAAAGAACGAAGTGACCATCATAGACAGGGATACCGCCAGCTCCTACCTGTTGGAGCAGGAGGGAACCAGTGATTCAGGCTCGGTTTTCCCCTCCATCACCTATGACACCCGCAACGACCCCTTCAGCCCCACCGCCGGGCAGAAGATCTACGGTAGCGTGGAGGTGGCCGGGCTGGGCGGAGACCAGCGCTATTACAGGCTTGTGGGCGAATACACCTATTACCAGTCCATGTTCCTGGATTTTGTTGGAATGGTTCATGGCCGCATCGGCCGGGCCGACGGATATGAGGGTAAAGGCCTTCCCATAACCCAACGCTTTTTCCTGGGCGGGCCCACCACCCTGAGGGGCTTCACCATCCGCGACATTGGCCCCAAGGACGAAAAAGGGGAGGCCATAGGCGGACAGGCTTTACTGCAATTAAACCTTGAATTACAATACCGGTTCACCAGATACTTCAGAGGGTTCCTGTTCTACGACCGTGGCAACGTTTACGGGACGGACGATGTGCAGAACAACACCACGGACAAGCTTTACGACCTGGAGCAGATGAGGCACAGCTGGGGTTTCGGCGTCCATTTCTTCTCGCCGATGGGCCCCATATCCGTAGCCTACGGCTTCAAGCTGGATCAGAGAACGGGCGAGAGCCCCAACGAATTCCATTTCACAATTGGAGGAGCTTTCTAG
- a CDS encoding ATP-dependent Clp protease ATP-binding subunit, producing the protein MFKRFTERARKVIILAREEAEKNQHEYLGTEHLLLGVLKDAGGVAVAVLQRLGVDLKQVRAEVERHMPASSNTLIIGDIPFTSRAKKVLEYSVEEARSMGHSYIGTEHILLGLMREKDGIGARVLSNFGVTYADVREHTINLLREPSTTQEKQQSKTPALDEFGRDLTEMAIKGQLDPVIGRDKEIERVIQILARRTKNNPVLIGEPGVGKTAIVEGMAQRIVGREVPQLLYDKRVISLDLGSVIAGTKYRGQFEQRIKAIMKEITQAHNVILFIDEIHTLVGAGAAEGSVDASNMLKPALSRGEIQCIGATTLDEYRKYIEKNGALERRFQPIIVQPPAVEETIEIIRGLKNEYEAHHKAIITDEAIIAAVRLADRYISDRFLPDKAIDVIDEAGSRVHLRKVTLPPEIRDMQKKIDEVAMEKRDRIEKQEFEKAVELRDREEELRVEMDLKREQWERTQDAARPMVLEEDVAQVVSSITGIPLSRIEKEESAKLLAMADELRKKVFGQNEAVEAVSKAIRRSRMGLKEINKPMGVFLFLGPTGVGKTELANVLAEYLFGDRQALIRLDMSEYMEKFAASKLVGAPPGYVGYEEGGQLTERVRRRQYAVVLFDEIEKAHPDIFHMLLQIMDDGRLTDSYGRMVSFKNVIIIMTSNLSARIIEKGSTLGFQSDSVEMSHKKMSDGIKAELRRTFNPEFINRIDEIVTFRKLEREHIEKIVTLQIVQLNKRLVEEGVTLEVDDAAKEFIVNEGFDPSYGARPLKRAIQKLIENPLSEEMLLGRFKSGSVVLVKFEDGRIKFYEKNAVVESV; encoded by the coding sequence ATGTTTAAGCGATTCACCGAGCGAGCCCGCAAAGTAATAATCCTGGCCAGGGAAGAGGCCGAGAAGAACCAGCATGAATACCTGGGCACGGAGCATCTTCTTCTGGGAGTGCTAAAAGACGCCGGCGGCGTGGCCGTGGCGGTGCTCCAGCGGCTGGGGGTGGACTTAAAGCAGGTCCGGGCCGAGGTGGAGCGCCACATGCCCGCCAGTTCCAACACCCTTATCATAGGGGACATTCCTTTCACCAGCCGGGCCAAGAAGGTGCTGGAGTACTCGGTGGAAGAGGCCCGTTCCATGGGCCACAGCTACATAGGCACCGAGCATATCCTGCTGGGTCTGATGCGTGAGAAAGACGGAATAGGCGCCAGGGTGTTGAGCAATTTCGGCGTCACCTACGCCGATGTGCGGGAACACACAATCAACCTTCTGCGGGAGCCTTCCACCACCCAGGAAAAACAGCAGAGCAAGACCCCGGCTTTGGACGAGTTTGGCCGTGACCTTACGGAAATGGCGATCAAGGGCCAGCTGGACCCGGTGATAGGGCGCGACAAGGAAATAGAGCGGGTCATACAGATCCTCGCCAGGCGCACCAAGAACAACCCGGTGCTCATCGGCGAGCCCGGCGTGGGCAAGACCGCCATTGTGGAGGGCATGGCCCAGCGGATAGTAGGGCGCGAAGTGCCCCAGCTTCTGTACGACAAACGGGTGATAAGCCTGGACTTGGGCTCGGTAATAGCTGGCACCAAGTATCGCGGCCAGTTCGAGCAGAGGATAAAGGCTATAATGAAGGAGATAACGCAGGCCCACAACGTTATCCTCTTCATAGACGAGATACACACCCTGGTGGGCGCCGGCGCGGCGGAGGGCAGTGTGGACGCCTCCAACATGCTAAAGCCCGCGCTATCCCGCGGGGAGATACAGTGCATCGGGGCCACCACGCTGGACGAGTACAGGAAATATATCGAAAAGAACGGCGCCCTGGAGCGCAGGTTCCAGCCCATCATAGTACAGCCGCCCGCCGTGGAGGAGACCATCGAGATAATCCGCGGGCTCAAGAACGAGTACGAGGCCCATCACAAGGCCATTATCACCGACGAGGCCATCATCGCCGCCGTGCGGCTGGCAGACCGGTACATATCCGACCGGTTCCTGCCCGACAAGGCCATAGACGTGATAGACGAGGCCGGTAGCAGGGTGCATCTGCGCAAGGTCACGCTTCCGCCCGAGATACGCGATATGCAGAAGAAAATAGACGAAGTGGCCATGGAGAAGCGGGATCGGATAGAGAAACAGGAGTTTGAGAAGGCCGTGGAGCTCCGCGACAGGGAAGAGGAGCTTCGCGTGGAGATGGACCTGAAGAGGGAACAGTGGGAGCGCACGCAGGACGCGGCCCGGCCCATGGTGCTGGAGGAGGATGTGGCCCAGGTGGTTTCGTCCATCACCGGCATACCCTTGAGCAGGATAGAGAAAGAGGAGTCCGCAAAGCTTCTGGCCATGGCCGACGAGCTGAGAAAGAAGGTTTTCGGGCAGAACGAGGCCGTGGAGGCCGTGTCCAAAGCCATCCGCCGCTCCCGCATGGGGTTGAAGGAGATCAACAAGCCCATGGGCGTGTTCCTGTTCCTGGGCCCGACAGGCGTGGGGAAAACGGAGCTTGCCAACGTGCTGGCCGAGTACCTGTTTGGCGACAGGCAGGCGCTCATCCGGCTGGACATGTCCGAGTATATGGAGAAGTTCGCCGCGTCCAAGCTTGTGGGCGCGCCCCCAGGCTATGTGGGGTACGAAGAAGGGGGCCAGCTTACCGAGCGGGTGCGCAGGCGCCAGTACGCCGTGGTGCTTTTCGACGAGATCGAAAAAGCCCATCCCGACATATTCCACATGCTCCTGCAGATAATGGACGACGGCAGGCTTACCGACAGCTACGGCAGGATGGTGAGCTTCAAGAACGTCATTATCATAATGACCTCCAACCTGTCGGCCAGGATTATAGAGAAAGGCTCCACACTGGGCTTCCAGTCAGACAGCGTGGAGATGTCCCACAAGAAGATGAGCGACGGCATAAAAGCCGAGCTTAGGCGCACGTTCAATCCGGAGTTCATCAACCGGATAGACGAGATAGTGACGTTTCGCAAGCTGGAGCGGGAGCATATAGAGAAAATAGTGACCCTGCAGATAGTACAGCTCAACAAACGGCTTGTGGAAGAAGGCGTGACGCTGGAGGTGGACGACGCCGCCAAGGAGTTCATAGTAAACGAAGGGTTCGACCCGTCTTATGGCGCCAGGCCGCTCAAGAGGGCCATCCAGAAACTTATCGAGAACCCGTTGTCCGAGGAGATGCTGTTGGGCAGGTTCAAGAGCGGCTCCGTGGTCCTGGTGAAGTTTGAGGATGGCAGGATAAAGTTCTACGAGAAAAACGCAGTAGTGGAAAGCGTATAA
- a CDS encoding ABC transporter ATP-binding protein, which produces MEESLKPLMTVENLSRTFLMDDREIKVLDGVDLTINQGEMLGVMGASGAGKSTLLLLMGALDRPTGGSVRYGSTDIFALTEREKAYFRAREIGFVFQSNNLLPEFSAEENVALAAMIAGADKNESLKRARELLGLVGLSGRLAHRPGKLSGGEQQRVALARALVNGPGLLLADEPTGNLDTATGEEVFELMAGLNGQRGQTFVIVTHNPQLAERMTRVIRIRDGKIVDTGADVIKSA; this is translated from the coding sequence ATGGAAGAATCCTTAAAACCTTTGATGACCGTCGAGAACCTGAGCAGGACGTTCTTGATGGACGACCGGGAGATAAAGGTCCTGGACGGGGTGGACCTGACCATAAACCAGGGCGAGATGTTGGGGGTGATGGGAGCCTCCGGCGCCGGGAAAAGCACCCTGCTATTGCTGATGGGGGCGCTGGACAGGCCCACCGGCGGCTCGGTTCGTTATGGATCCACGGACATTTTCGCCCTAACGGAACGGGAGAAAGCCTATTTCCGGGCGCGGGAAATTGGTTTTGTTTTCCAGTCCAACAACCTTCTGCCCGAGTTTTCCGCCGAGGAGAACGTGGCGCTGGCGGCCATGATAGCCGGGGCGGACAAGAACGAGTCGCTAAAAAGGGCACGGGAGTTGTTGGGGCTGGTTGGCCTTTCCGGAAGGCTGGCGCACCGCCCTGGAAAATTGTCCGGCGGTGAACAGCAAAGGGTGGCGCTGGCCCGGGCGCTGGTGAACGGCCCCGGCCTTCTGCTGGCGGACGAGCCCACCGGCAACCTGGACACGGCCACCGGTGAAGAGGTTTTCGAGCTTATGGCCGGGCTTAACGGACAACGCGGGCAAACCTTTGTTATCGTTACCCACAACCCGCAATTGGCGGAACGGATGACCCGGGTAATAAGGATAAGGGACGGCAAGATTGTTGACACCGGCGCCGATGTGATAAAATCAGCCTAA
- a CDS encoding lipoprotein-releasing ABC transporter permease subunit, translated as MSYEWFISLRYLKAKRKQTFISLITWISVLGVAVGVAALIVVLAVMTGMQEDLRKKILGATSHIIINHISAAGITDHEMVARKAEKIDGVAAVSPFVMNQVMITSASRISGVVIRGLDVSSAIRSTDIGDYMKEGSLDRLKDEYIRKGTELDELGVETVVKRAGIIIGAELAGNLKVGLYDPVTVVSPVGRATPAGGAPISREFYVAGIFNAGMYEYDSSLAIVSLTQAQSLFNMGDNVTGVEVKVKDIYQAPFIAGKIEDALGFPYIARDWRQLNHNLFFALALEKAVIGIILTLIVCVAAFNIVSTLIMVVMEKSRDIAILTAMGATKRSVTMVFFIEGLIVGIAGTILGDALGLVLCWLLDNYHFISLPKDVYNVDTLPVQIELLDVLLISASALFITALATLYPSWSASRLDPAEALRYE; from the coding sequence ATGTCTTACGAATGGTTCATCAGCCTCCGCTACCTCAAGGCAAAGCGCAAGCAGACCTTCATATCGCTGATCACCTGGATTTCGGTGCTGGGCGTGGCTGTTGGTGTGGCCGCGCTCATCGTTGTGCTGGCGGTGATGACCGGGATGCAGGAGGACCTCAGGAAAAAAATCCTGGGCGCAACCTCCCACATAATCATCAACCACATTTCCGCCGCGGGCATAACAGACCACGAGATGGTGGCCCGGAAAGCGGAAAAGATAGACGGCGTGGCGGCGGTATCCCCCTTTGTGATGAACCAGGTGATGATCACCTCCGCCTCCCGCATTTCCGGAGTGGTCATCCGTGGGCTGGACGTATCTTCCGCTATCCGCTCCACGGACATCGGCGATTACATGAAAGAGGGCTCCCTGGACAGGCTGAAGGACGAATACATCCGCAAAGGTACGGAGCTGGACGAACTGGGGGTGGAGACGGTGGTTAAAAGGGCCGGGATAATCATCGGCGCGGAACTGGCCGGTAACCTTAAAGTGGGCCTGTACGATCCTGTGACGGTGGTTAGCCCCGTGGGCCGCGCCACTCCCGCCGGTGGCGCCCCCATATCCCGCGAGTTTTACGTGGCGGGGATATTCAACGCCGGGATGTACGAGTATGACTCGTCGCTGGCCATCGTGTCCCTTACGCAGGCGCAATCCCTGTTCAACATGGGGGATAACGTCACCGGTGTGGAAGTGAAAGTGAAGGACATCTACCAGGCGCCTTTCATAGCCGGGAAGATAGAGGACGCCCTGGGTTTCCCTTATATAGCCCGGGACTGGCGCCAGCTCAACCACAACCTTTTCTTCGCGCTGGCGCTGGAGAAGGCGGTGATAGGGATTATCCTCACCCTTATAGTGTGCGTGGCGGCGTTCAACATAGTATCCACACTCATCATGGTGGTGATGGAGAAAAGCCGGGACATCGCTATCCTTACCGCCATGGGCGCCACCAAGCGGAGCGTCACCATGGTGTTCTTCATAGAGGGGCTTATAGTTGGCATAGCCGGAACCATTTTGGGGGACGCGCTGGGGCTGGTGCTCTGCTGGTTGTTGGACAATTACCATTTCATAAGCCTGCCAAAGGATGTTTACAACGTGGACACCCTGCCGGTGCAGATTGAGCTTCTGGACGTGTTGTTGATATCAGCGTCGGCTTTGTTCATAACGGCGCTGGCCACGCTTTACCCGTCTTGGAGCGCCTCGCGGCTGGATCCGGCGGAAGCGTTGAGGTACGAATGA